The genomic DNA GGCCCAATTCCCCGCACCCGGAAGGCAACACCCGATGACCGCGACCACCGACGAGAAGCTCAACTGGCTGCTGGAGGGGCTCCTGGAGCGCACCCCCGGTACCCGGCATGCCCTCGTCCTGTCCAGGGACGGCCTCAAGCTGTGCCGCACCCCCGAGCTCTCCGTCGACCAGGCCGACCAGCTGGCCGCGATCTCGGCCGGCATCCAGAGCCTGTCGCACGGCGCGTCCGTCGAGTTCGGCGACGGCACCGGCGGCGTACGGTCCGCGATGGCC from Streptomyces sp. NBC_01707 includes the following:
- a CDS encoding roadblock/LC7 domain-containing protein is translated as MTATTDEKLNWLLEGLLERTPGTRHALVLSRDGLKLCRTPELSVDQADQLAAISAGIQSLSHGASVEFGDGTGGVRSAMAEFYGGVLFIVEAGAGAHLAVVASEDADVGLIGHNMSELVEQLGEHLSAPPRSPSDPAATVDATADV